One Strix uralensis isolate ZFMK-TIS-50842 chromosome 9, bStrUra1, whole genome shotgun sequence DNA segment encodes these proteins:
- the LOC141947312 gene encoding acrosin-like, with translation MPLAAMRLLPLLILLALCWPAHGAWDSCGTCGLRPMAAHSGTSRVVGGTDAQPGAWPWIVSIQDPYAAGTGHICGGSLISPQWVLTAAHCFIKARHISMWRVVIGATQLTHLGPEAQVRNIKRLLVHEHYSSISEENDIALLELDQPVQCSYYVQLACVPDASLRVSKLTTCYVSGWGSTTARAAGSTDVLQEAKVHLINVRLCNSSRWYAGAVHPHNLCAGYLQGGIDTCQGDSGGPLVCKDKNADHFWLVGVTSWGKGCARAKQPGVYTSTQHFYDWILVQMGLHPAATAPPTPQPVFTSTPFQKPRPITQAGSSTPCPFPRQKLAEFFKLLQELLQGLWGKKAPAAA, from the exons atgccgctggcagcgatgcgtttgctcccgctcctcatcctgctggccctgtgctggcctgcgcacggcgcctgggacagctgtgg gacctgcgggctgcggcccatggctgctcactccggcacctcgcgcgtcgtggggggcacagacgcccagccaggggcctggccctggatcgtgagcatccaggatccctacgcagcaggcacggggcacatatgcggagggtccctcatcagcccgcagtgggtcctcacagcagcccactgcttcatcaaggccag gcacatcagcatgtggcgcgtggtgatcggggccacccagttgactcatctgggcccggaggcccaagtgcgcaacaTTAAACGGCttctggttcacgaacactacagtagtatctcggaggagaatgatattgcgctgctggagttggaccagcctgtccagtgcagctactacgtacagctcgcctgcgtgcccgacgcctccctgcgagtgtccaagctgacaacctgctacgttagtggctgggggtccacgacggcgagag ccgcaggatcaacggatgtcctgcaggaggccaaggttcACCTCATCAATGTccgcctctgcaacagcagccggtggtacgcaggggccgtccacccccacaacctgtgtgctggctacctgcagggcggcatcgacacctgccag ggtgacagcggtggtcctcttgtctgcaaagataagaatgctgaccacttctggcttgttggggtgaccagctgggggaaaggctgcgcaagagcaaaacagcctggagtctacacctccactcagcacttttatgactggatcctggtacagatggggctgcacccagcagcaacggctcctccaacgccacagCCAGTCTTCACATCAACACCCTTTCAGAAGCCGAGGCCAATAAcgcaagcgggcagctctacgccctgtccatttccacgccagaagctggcggaattctttaagctgctgcaggagctcctgcagggcctgtgggggaaaaaggctccagcagcagcatga